From the genome of Arthrobacter sp. ERGS1:01:
CCATCCGCGCAGGCATCGCCGCACTCACCGGACCCATCAGCCAGGTGCCCAGCAGCGTCAGCGCCATCAAGGTCAACGGGGAGCGCGCCTACGCCCGGGTCCGGTCCGGCGAGGACGTCAAGCTTGCCGCCCGACCGGTCACCATCCATTCCTTCGACGTCCACGCAATCCGCCGCGGCCGGCACGAGTCGGGCGAGGAATTCATCGACGTGGACGTCACGGTTGAATGCTCCTCCGGCACCTACATCAGGGCACTGGCCCGCGACCTCGGTGCCGGGTTGGACGTGGGCGGCCACCTGACGGCGCTGCGCCGCACCGGCGTCGGACCCTACTCCCTGGCACAGGCCCGCACCCTTGAACAGCTCGCGGAGAAGCTGGAAATCCTCGACATCGCCGACGCCGCCCGGGCCCTGATGCCCGTACGCGAACTCAGCGCCGAGGAGGCCGTGGAATTGTCCTTTGGCCGGCGAATCCCGGCCAGCGACGGACGCAGCTTCACCGCCGAACGGCCGGCCGCCGCGTTTGCCCCGACGGAACCCTCGTGGCCCTGCTGGCCGACGCCGGCAAGTACGCCAAGCCCGTGCTGGTCTTCCCGCCGGATCCCGCACCTGCAACCGCTACGCCAACACCGGCCGAAACCGAACCCGGGGAGCCCGGCCAATGACAGTGGACGGATGGTTCATCGCGGGAACGATCCTGGGACTGGCATCGACCATCGTGTGCGTCGTTGCCGCCGTGATGAAGAAAAAACCCAACGACATCACCCTGTTGGCCCTGGCCGCCGTCGAACTTTTCATCCTCGTGTACGCCGTTGCGTCCCTGATCCGCCTGACGGGCGGCGGGGAACACCTGGTCGGCGCGGGCTGGGAGTTCTGGGGCTACATGTTCACGGCCGCCATGCTGCCGGTCGCGGGCTTCTACTGGGCCATGATGGAGCGGACTTTCTGGTCCAACTACGTCATGAGCGCCGTCGGGGTGACCGTGGTGGTGATGCTGGCCCGCATGGCACAAATTTGGTACGGCACCACCACCGCCGTGCAACACTTACAACCTGGAATTGGACAATGAAGAACTCCTCCACCACCCCCGTCACGGACGCCCCGACCCCCGGGCGCACCACGGGAGCCGGACGGCTCCTGATCACCGTCTACGGCGTCTTCGCCATCTCCGCCACCGCGCGGGCCGGCTTCCAGATCGCCACCCAGTTCAACGAGGCCCCCGTGGCCTACCTGCTCTCCGCCTTTGCCGCCGTGGTCTACATTGTGGCCACGATCTCCCTGGCGCGCCCGGGCCGCAAGTGGGCCCTGACCGCCACCGCCGCCATCTGCGTCGAGCTGCTCGGCGTACTGGTGGTGGGCATACTCAGCGTGGCCGATTCCGCAGCCTTCCCGCACGCCACCGTCTGGAGCGGCTTCGGCAAGGGCTACGGCTACGTGCCGCTCATCCTGCCGCTGGTCGGTCTCTGGTGGCTCTACCGGCACCGTGCGGCGGCCAAGGCGTGAATCCGGTGCTCGAGCAGGAAACCACTGCTCCGTACCCGGTCCTCGACGACGGCCCCGTCCTCCTGCGCCGGCTCACCGACCACGACGCCGCCGCGTTCGCCGCGATCCACCACGATCCCCTGAACGTGAAATGGACCGCCGCCGATGCCGCCATGACCCCGGAACGGGCCGCCGCCTTGATTGCCGGCCCCATCGCCGACGGGTGGCGCAACGGCGACCTGCTGCGCTTCGCGGTCGTGGAGCGTCGCGACGGTGCGGAAAACGTCGTGGGTACCCTGAGCCTGCAGGACGTGCGCCGCACGGACCACGGCGGCGCGGCCGCCGTCGGGATCAAGATGCTGGCGTCCGGGCGCGGCCGCGGCAGCGCCACCCGGGCCGTCGAACTGGCCTGCGGCTACGCGTACGGTGTCCTGGGCCTTGAGGTGCTGCACTGGCGCACCACGGTGGGAAACACCGCCAGCCGTGCACTGGCCGAACGGTGTGGCTTCGCCCTGGCCGCCGAAATCCCCGGCTTCGGCCAGGTGGACGGGCGCATCACCGACGGCTGGATGTTCAGCCAAGGTGTTGCATCGTGGCAGGCCCGCGGTGACTCCGCCTATCCGGAGGCAGTGAGTGCGGACGCCGCGGCCGTGGCCCCGGCAGCGGCGGAAACGCTCGACATTGAAGCCGTGGTGCCGCGGCTCAGCGACGGCGACGTGGTGCTGCGCGCACTGTGCCATGCCGACGCCGAACAGCTGGTGCTCAACTGCGTCAACGAGGACGCCGTCCGCTGGACCACCGTGCCGCTCGGCTACACACGGGAGCACGCCGACTACTTCATCAACACCCTCACGGTGGACGGCTGGCGCAATCGCGAAGTCCTGACCTTTGCCGTGGCGGATTCCTCCACGGACACCCTGCTGGGCACGGTGGATTTGCAGTGCAAGCACCCGGGGGCTGCCTCCATCGGCATCAACTTCGGCACCCATGCCAGGGGCACGGGAGCCGCGGAGAAGGCCGTGCGGCTCGTGGCCGACTACGCGTTCAACGAACTGAACCTCAGCTTCCTGCACTGGCACGCGCTGGCGCCGAACTGGGGGAGCCGGAAGCTCGCATGGAAACTTGGCTTCACCTTCCACGGCGAAATCCGCGGCGACTACAACGACCGCGGCACGCCGGCCGACCGGTGGATCTTGTCGCTGGCCGCCGGTGACGCACGTACTCCGCAGGGACCCTGGACCGGTCCCGCCCCGCTGAAGCGGTAACCTTGGAAAAGTCCTTTCACAGGCATCGTGCACGTACGGATTGGTGAGGTAAAGCAGTGCACATTTGGAGCTCCTTGGACCAGGTTCCCGCCGAGTTTGGCCCCTGCGTGGTCACCCTGGGAAACTTCGACGGGATGCACCGCGGGCACCAGGAGGTCCTGGGTCAGGTCCGCGTCGAGGCCGGCCGCCGCGGGGCCCTGGCCGTGGCGTTGACCTTCGACCCGCACCCGGCCTTCGTGCACCGTCCCGAGTCGGCGCCCGGCCAGATCATGGGCCTGGCCGACAAGCTGGCCGTCATGGAAAAGCTTGGCCTGGACGGTGTCCTGGTGGTGCCCTACACCCTGGAGTTTGCACAGCAGACGCCGGAGGAGTTTGTCCGCAACGTCTTTGTCGACACCCTGCACGCCTGCACCGTCGTGGTGGGCCACGACGTCAGGTTTGGCAAGGGCAACACGGGGGACCTGGCCACCATGGTGGAGCTCGGCACCACGCTAGGGTTCGACGTCGTCGTGGTTGACGACGAGGGCCACGACCGCCGCTGGTCCTCCACCTGGGTGCGTGAGGCCCTCACCAGCGGCGACGTCGACACGGCCGCCCAGGTCTTGGGCCGCTGGCACAGCATGAGCGGGGAAGTGGTGCACGGCGCCGCCCGCGGCCGCGACCTCGGATTCCCCACCGCGAACCTCTCGCCCGACGCGTGCGGGATCATCCCGGCCGACGGGATCTACGCCGGCTGGCTCACCGACGACCACGGCCACCGCTGGCCCTCGGCGATCTCCGTCGGATCCAACCCCACCTTTGTCGGCGTGAGCCGGCAGGTGGAGGCCTTCGTGATCGATCGTCCCGAGGAACCCGTTGAGGCCTTCGACCTCTACGGCCAGCATGTGGTGGTGGAATTCGTCAAGAGGCTTCGCGGCATGGTGGCCTACACGGGGCCCGAGGCGTTGATCGAGCAGATGCACTGCGACGTGGACGAAAGCCGCGAAATTTTGCAGCAACCGCCGGTGAGGCCTGCGTCACCCGCTTCGACTTAACGCTCCCTTCTGCCGTAAACTTGGGGATTGAGTCCGGCTGCAGTCCGTGGTGGCTGGATTCCGCCGTGTTTGGGGTAACCCCCGCCCATGGTGACACCACGTTCACGGCACATACAAGGAGTTACTTGTGGCACTTGAAGCCGCTGTAAAGCAAGAAATCATGCAGGCATTTGCAACCAGCGAAGGTGACACTGGTTCGCCTGAGGTTCAGATCGCGATGCTCTCACGACGCATCTCGGACCTGACCGAGCACCTGAAGATGCACAAGCACGACCACCACACCCGCCGCGGCCTCATGGGCCTGGTTGGTCGCCGTCGTCGCCTGCTTGGCTACCTCAAGGACACCGACATTGCACGCTACCGTACGCTCATCGAGCGCCTCGGCCTGCGTCGCTAGCAACTGGCGTAAGGCGGCCTTTCCCGTATGAGGGGAGGGCCGCCTTTCACAGTGTTGGCCGTATTCGCGGTCCGCACGAAACTTACGCAAGGAAACCAACCGGACGCCGCGCATTCGCGGTCCTCGGTAGTGGCCTCCGGGAAGAAGCGCTTTGACGCTTCCCGCCCGTGGGCCTCGATCGAAGACCGGGTGTTGTACAGCCCTCCACAGCTTGACTCGGTGGAGTGTCTGGGATGGTGCCGGAAGGTTTCTGGGCGAAAGTGTTAACAACACCTACACAGAAATGGAGGTGACTCTCTATGGAGGGTCCCGAGATTCAGTACGCAGAAGCCGTCATTGACAACGGCCGCTACGGCAAGCGCGTCATCCGCTTTGAAACCGGACGCCTTGCCCAGCAGGCAGCCGGCGCCGCGATGGTCTACATCGACGAAGACACCGCGCTGCTGTCCGCCACCACGGCCGGCAAGCACCCGCGTGAAGGCTTCGACTTCTTCCCGCTGACCGTTGATGTGGAAGAGCGCATGTACGCCGCCGGCCGCATCCCGGGCAGCTTCTTCCGCCGCGAAGGCCGCCCGTCGACGGAAGCCATCCTGGCGTGCCGCCTCATGGACCGCCCGCTGCGCCCCGCCTTCGTGAAGGGCCTGCGCAACGAAGTGCAGATCGTTGTCACGGTTCTGGCAATCAACCCCGACGTCCTGTACGACGTGGTGGCCATCAACGCCTCCTCCATGTCCACGCAGCTCTCCGGCCTGCCGTTCTCCGGCCCCATCGGTGGCGTTCGCGTTGCCCTGGTCGACGACGGCAAGGGTCCTCAGTGGATCGCCTTCCCGAAGCACTCCGAACTGGAAAACGCCGTGTTCAACATGGTGGTTGCCGGCCGCATTGCCGGTGACGACGTCGCCATCATGATGGTCGAAGCTGAAGCCACGGACAACTCCTGGAACCTCATCAAGGAACAGGGCCACCAGGCCCCCACCGAAGAGGTTGTCGCCGAGGGTCTGGAAGCGGCCAAGCCGTTCATCAAGGCCCTGTGCGAGGCCCAGGCCGACCTGGCCTCCCGCGCCGCCAAGCCCACGGTCGAATTCCCCGTATTCCTGGACTACGAGGATGACGCATTCGAGGCCGTCAACGCAGCAGCAGCCACCAAGCTCGCCGCAGTGTTCTCGATCGCCGACAAGCAGGAGCGCGACGCCGCTTCGGATGCCTTGAAGGACGAGACGATCGCCGCCTTGGCAGCCGGCTTTGAGGGCCGCGAGAAGGAGCTGTCCGCAGCATTCCGCTCGGTCACCAAGCAGGTCATCCGCCAGCGCATCCTCACCGAGCAGATCCGCATCGACGGCCGTGGCCTGACGGACATCCGCCAGCTCACCGCCGAGGTCGAGGTCCTGCCGCGCGTTCACGGTTCGGCCATCTTCGAACGCGGCGAGACCCAGATCATGGGTGTCACCACGCTGAACATGCTCAAGATGGAACAGCAGATCGACTCGTTGAGCCCGGTAACGCGCAAGCGCTACATGCACAACTACAACTTCCCGCCGTACTCCACCGGTGAGACCGGCCGCGTGGGCTCGCCCAAGCGCCGCGAAATCGGCCACGGTGCCCTTGCAGAGCGCGCCCTGGTGCCGGTTCTGCCGTCGCGCGAGGAATTCCCCTACGCCATCCGCCAGGTATCCGAGGCACTGAGCTCCAACGGCTCAACGTCCATGGGTTCCGTTTGCGCATCGACCCTGTCGCTGCTCAACGCCGGTGTCCCGTTGAAGGCACCCGTTGCCGGTATCGCCATGGGCCTGGTCTCCGACCAGGTTGACGGCCAGACCCGCTACGCCGCGCTGACCGACATCCTCGGCGCCGAAGATGCCTTCGGCGACATGGACTTCAAGGTTGCCGGTACCTCCGAGTTCGTCACGGCCATCCAGCTGGACACGAAGCTCGACGGCATCCCGGCCTCCGTCCTGGCCGCCGCCCTGAAGCAGGCCCGCGAAGCCCGCCTGCACATCCTGAGCGTCCTGAACGCCGCCATCGACGTGCCGGACGAGCTCTCCGAGTTCGCGCCCCGCGTCATCGCGGTCAAGATCCCCGTTGACAAGATCGGCGAGGTCATTGGGCCGAAGGGCAAGATGATCAACCAGATCCAGGAAGACACCGGCGCCGACATCTCCATTGAAGATGACGGAACCGTGTACATCGGTGCAACGAACGGACCGTCTGCCGACGCCGCTCGTTCAGCGATCAACGCCATCGCGAACCCGCAGGTTCCGGAAATCGGTGAGCGTTACCTGGGAACCGTTGTCAAGACCACCACGTTTGGCGCGTTCATTTCGCTCACGCCCGGCAAGGATGGCCTGCTGCACATCTCGGAGCTGCGCAAGCTCTCCGGTGGCAAGCGTGTTGACAACGTTGACGACGTCGTATCCGTCGGCCAGAAGATCCAGGTGGAAATCACCAAGATCGATGACCGCGGCAAGCTGTCTCTCTCGCCCGTCGTTGCCGACGAAGAGAACGCTGAAGAAGCGGTTGCCGAAGGCGCTGCTGAGTAATTCATGGCTATAACCATTTTGCCGCTGACCTCCGCTGCCGACGGACTGGCCGACGCCGATTCCTCACTCATCTCGGGCAAGGCCGGGGGCGCCGCAGTGCGCCGTTCGGTCCTGCCCGGGGGAGTGCGGGTCCTGACCGAGTCCATGCCGGGGCAGCGAAGCGCGACAATTGGTTTTTGGGTCGGTGTTGGCTCTCGGGATGAATCCGAGGGCCAACACGGCTCGACCCACTTCCTCGAACACCTGCTGTTCAAGGGCACCCGGCGCCGCACCGCGCTGGAAATCGCATCCTCCTTTGACGAGGTGGGCGGCGAATCCAACGCGGCGACGGCGAAGGAAAGCACCTGCTACTACGCACGCGTGCTGGATACCGACCTGCCCATGGCCATCGACGTCATCGCCGACATGGTCACCTCCGCCGTGCTTGATCCGGCCGAGCTGGAGCAGGAACGCGACGTCATCCTGGAGGAAATCGCCATGGACGGCGACGACCCCACCGACGTCGCCCACGAACATTTTGTGGCCGCCGTCCTCGGTGACCACCCCCTGGGGCGTCCCATCGGCGGAACGCCGGAGGCCATCAAGGCCGTGCCGCGCGAATCCGTCTGGGCGCACTACCAAAAGCACTACCGCCCCGAAACCCTTGTCATTACGGCCGCGGGCGGACTTGACCACGACACCGTGTGCGGGCAGGTCCTTGACGCGTTGCGCACCGCCGGCTGGTCCCTGGACGACGGTGTCGCACCGGTGGCGCGCCGCGACTCGGCCCCCGTGTCCATCACCGGAACCGCCGGGCTGCACGTGATCAACCGCAAGGTCGAACAAGCCAACATCATCCTGGGCTGCCCGTCCCTGACGGCCACCGACAGCCGCCGCTACGTGATGAGCGTGCTGAACTCCGTCCTGGGCGGGGGCATGTCCTCACGCCTGTTCCAGGAGATCCGCGAAAAACGCGGCCTCGTCTACTCCACGTACTCCTTCGCGTCTTCCTATGCGGATGCGGGCTACTTTGGCATGTACGCCGGCTGCTCCCCGCAAAAGGTGGGCCAGGTCATCGGCCTGCTGACCGCCGAGCTGGAGAAACTGGCCGAGCACGGCATCACCGAGGCCGAACTGGCCAAATCCCTGGGACAGATGTCCGGCGGCATTGTCCTGGCCCTGGAGGACACCGGCTCCCGGATGTCCCGCCTGGGCCGCTCGGAACTGGTGTCGGGCGAATTCCTGGACATCGACGAGACCCTGAGCCGCATCCGCGCGGTCACGGTGGAGCAGGTACAGGAACTGGCCCGCGAACTGGCCGCAGCGCCCCGCACCATCACCGTCGTCGGCCCCTTCGAGGAAACCGAGACCTTCGGTCTGTAGCGGTTCGGCGCCCGGTGGTCGGCGACGGGCCGGCATTTTTCCGGCGACTATCCGACGCCACGGCCGCGGGCGGCCTTAGGCATCTCCTTTACGTCGCCTACAAAAAACGCCGGCCCGCCGCCTTGTGCCGGGCTTCGCGTGCGCGACTTGCATCGTTGTGCGCAGAACCCGGGTTCGGTTTTGCGCCGGTCCTTTCATGCGCACGATTCGCCGTGAATCCTGCGTGGAATTGTCCCTGAACTCGGCGCCACTGTGAAAGTGGCGCCGAGTTCAGGGCAAACTCGGCGCAGAAGTCGCGGTTCCTACCCGCCGGCGAACGGCGGAAGGACGTCGACGACGTCGTCCGGCGCCAGCGCGGCACCCAAATCACGGGCGGCAACCTCGTTGATGAGGAAACTGCACCGCGTGAGCAACTCGGACAGCGGGGGAGTGCTCGATGAGGCGGACGCCGGGAACGAATCCGCCAGCAGACCGGACAGCTCCGCCAAGGTGAACACCGCCGTGGCACCCAAATCCAGCTGCTGCTCCTCAACGCCCGTGGCGGCGGCGGCCGCTGCAAAGAACCGTACCTTCATCCCTTAACCACCAATCGCGCTCATGCTGCGATCCGGCTGCACGAAGTCGGCGTCGCCAAGCCCTGGATGCCCCATGCCGTGCGCCTTGGGCTTGGCCCACATGGCGTCCTGCCAGCGCGCGGCCACGGCGTCGTCATCGGCGGGGGAGTCACCGGCACGCAATAGCTCCAACAAATCCACCTCGGTGCGGGAGAACAGGCAGCTCATGACCTTGCCCTCGGCCGTGATCCGGGTGCGCCTGCAGTCGGCGCAGAACGGCTCGGTGACGGAGGCGATGATGCCCACGGTGCCCAGCAGCTGCTCGGAGCCGTGCCGGCGCACCTCAAAACGTTCGGCCGGGGCGCCGTCGCGGGCGCGCGGATCCGTGGTCAGGGCAAAGTCGGTGGACAGGAGTGCACGGATCTCCGCCGCCGTCACCATGCCCTCGCGCGTCCAGCCATGGTCGGCGTCGAGCGGCATCTGCTCAATGAAACGAAGTTCGTGGCCGCGGTCCAGGCACCACGCCAACAGCTCGGCGGCGTGGTCCTCGTTGACGCCGCGCAACAGCACCGCGTTGATCTTGATGGGCCGGAGCCCGGCGGCGTCGGCGGCCTCGATGCCGGCCAGTACCTGGTCGAGGAACGGCCTGCGGGTCAGCTGCAGGAATGCATCATGGTGCAGGGTGTCCATGGAGACGTTGAGGCGGGTCAGGCCGGCGTCGGCCAGGGCGCGCGCCTTCTTGGCGAGTCCCACGCCATTGGTGGTCAGGGAGATGGGCAGCTCGGGGTGGTTGCGGCGCAGCGCGGCCACAATGTCCACCAGATCGGCCCGGACCAGGGGTTCGCCGCCGGTCAGCCGCAATTCACGGACACCTAGGTTGCGGACGCCCAGGCCCACCAGGCGCACGATTTCTGCGGCCGTGAGCAGCTTGTCCTTCTTCAACCAGTCAAGCCCGGCCTCCGGCATGCAATAGGTGCAGCGAAGATTGCACTTGTCGGTCAGGGACAGGCGCATGTCGGTGGCAACCCGGCCAAACTGGTCCCGCAGCCCGGCCCCGGGCGCGGCGGAGGCCACCGTCGGCATGCCAAGTCCCACCCGTTCAAAGTCCATGGCACCACGCTACGCCATTCAGGCCGCTTGAGGATCGGCCGGGTCTTTGCACAGGCTTCGTCACTAGACTTGGGTCCAGGCAAATCGATGCCGTGCCGAATGAGCCGGAAGGGCGCCATGGAAGCTCGTCGCTATTGGATTCTGGCCGGAGTGGTCTGTGTTGGCGTGGGAGTTGCCGCCGGCGAACTGCTCGCGGCCTTCATCAGCCCGTCCGCGTCGCCCGTCAGCGCCGTCGGCCAAAGCGTCATCAGCCTGCTTCCGGGCGGCATGAAGGAATGGGCCATCCACCTCTTTGGCACCAACGACAAAACCGTCCTCCTCGACTCGATGGTCGTCATCATGGCCGTGTTCGCGGGCCTGGTGGGCGTGCTTGAGCGCAGGCGCCGCGGGCTGGGCCAAGCCCTGATCGCGGCTTTCGGCGTGGTGGGAATCCTCGCCGTCGCCTCCCTGGCCGACACCACCGCCGTCGCCTTCGTCGCCCCCGTCGCGGCCGTCGTGGTGGGCATGTCGCTGCTGGCCTGGGTCGCGAACCGCTTCCTGCGCCCGGCACTGGGGCGCCAGCTTAAGGCCGAGTTCGACGCCGGCCACGGCACCCACAGCGAGGAACCGGCCGCCGTGGTCGCCGGGAACACCTCGCGGCGGACCTTCCTGGCGTACATGGGCGCCGGCGCGGCCGTGGCGGTCATTGCAGGCGGCGCGGCGGTCATGGTGCGCCGGGCCGCAGTGGTGGTGGCGGACCTGCGCGCCAAGATCAAGCTGCCCCGGCCCCTCAAGGCCGCGCCCACGGTGCCGGCCGGCGCGGAACTGCCCATCGACGGG
Proteins encoded in this window:
- a CDS encoding GNAT family N-acetyltransferase; this translates as MLEQETTAPYPVLDDGPVLLRRLTDHDAAAFAAIHHDPLNVKWTAADAAMTPERAAALIAGPIADGWRNGDLLRFAVVERRDGAENVVGTLSLQDVRRTDHGGAAAVGIKMLASGRGRGSATRAVELACGYAYGVLGLEVLHWRTTVGNTASRALAERCGFALAAEIPGFGQVDGRITDGWMFSQGVASWQARGDSAYPEAVSADAAAVAPAAAETLDIEAVVPRLSDGDVVLRALCHADAEQLVLNCVNEDAVRWTTVPLGYTREHADYFINTLTVDGWRNREVLTFAVADSSTDTLLGTVDLQCKHPGAASIGINFGTHARGTGAAEKAVRLVADYAFNELNLSFLHWHALAPNWGSRKLAWKLGFTFHGEIRGDYNDRGTPADRWILSLAAGDARTPQGPWTGPAPLKR
- a CDS encoding bifunctional riboflavin kinase/FAD synthetase; the encoded protein is MHIWSSLDQVPAEFGPCVVTLGNFDGMHRGHQEVLGQVRVEAGRRGALAVALTFDPHPAFVHRPESAPGQIMGLADKLAVMEKLGLDGVLVVPYTLEFAQQTPEEFVRNVFVDTLHACTVVVGHDVRFGKGNTGDLATMVELGTTLGFDVVVVDDEGHDRRWSSTWVREALTSGDVDTAAQVLGRWHSMSGEVVHGAARGRDLGFPTANLSPDACGIIPADGIYAGWLTDDHGHRWPSAISVGSNPTFVGVSRQVEAFVIDRPEEPVEAFDLYGQHVVVEFVKRLRGMVAYTGPEALIEQMHCDVDESREILQQPPVRPASPAST
- the rpsO gene encoding 30S ribosomal protein S15, yielding MALEAAVKQEIMQAFATSEGDTGSPEVQIAMLSRRISDLTEHLKMHKHDHHTRRGLMGLVGRRRRLLGYLKDTDIARYRTLIERLGLRR
- a CDS encoding polyribonucleotide nucleotidyltransferase, translating into MEGPEIQYAEAVIDNGRYGKRVIRFETGRLAQQAAGAAMVYIDEDTALLSATTAGKHPREGFDFFPLTVDVEERMYAAGRIPGSFFRREGRPSTEAILACRLMDRPLRPAFVKGLRNEVQIVVTVLAINPDVLYDVVAINASSMSTQLSGLPFSGPIGGVRVALVDDGKGPQWIAFPKHSELENAVFNMVVAGRIAGDDVAIMMVEAEATDNSWNLIKEQGHQAPTEEVVAEGLEAAKPFIKALCEAQADLASRAAKPTVEFPVFLDYEDDAFEAVNAAAATKLAAVFSIADKQERDAASDALKDETIAALAAGFEGREKELSAAFRSVTKQVIRQRILTEQIRIDGRGLTDIRQLTAEVEVLPRVHGSAIFERGETQIMGVTTLNMLKMEQQIDSLSPVTRKRYMHNYNFPPYSTGETGRVGSPKRREIGHGALAERALVPVLPSREEFPYAIRQVSEALSSNGSTSMGSVCASTLSLLNAGVPLKAPVAGIAMGLVSDQVDGQTRYAALTDILGAEDAFGDMDFKVAGTSEFVTAIQLDTKLDGIPASVLAAALKQAREARLHILSVLNAAIDVPDELSEFAPRVIAVKIPVDKIGEVIGPKGKMINQIQEDTGADISIEDDGTVYIGATNGPSADAARSAINAIANPQVPEIGERYLGTVVKTTTFGAFISLTPGKDGLLHISELRKLSGGKRVDNVDDVVSVGQKIQVEITKIDDRGKLSLSPVVADEENAEEAVAEGAAE
- a CDS encoding M16 family metallopeptidase translates to MAITILPLTSAADGLADADSSLISGKAGGAAVRRSVLPGGVRVLTESMPGQRSATIGFWVGVGSRDESEGQHGSTHFLEHLLFKGTRRRTALEIASSFDEVGGESNAATAKESTCYYARVLDTDLPMAIDVIADMVTSAVLDPAELEQERDVILEEIAMDGDDPTDVAHEHFVAAVLGDHPLGRPIGGTPEAIKAVPRESVWAHYQKHYRPETLVITAAGGLDHDTVCGQVLDALRTAGWSLDDGVAPVARRDSAPVSITGTAGLHVINRKVEQANIILGCPSLTATDSRRYVMSVLNSVLGGGMSSRLFQEIREKRGLVYSTYSFASSYADAGYFGMYAGCSPQKVGQVIGLLTAELEKLAEHGITEAELAKSLGQMSGGIVLALEDTGSRMSRLGRSELVSGEFLDIDETLSRIRAVTVEQVQELARELAAAPRTITVVGPFEETETFGL
- a CDS encoding MoaD/ThiS family protein, with product MKVRFFAAAAAATGVEEQQLDLGATAVFTLAELSGLLADSFPASASSSTPPLSELLTRCSFLINEVAARDLGAALAPDDVVDVLPPFAGG
- the moaA gene encoding GTP 3',8-cyclase MoaA, producing the protein MDFERVGLGMPTVASAAPGAGLRDQFGRVATDMRLSLTDKCNLRCTYCMPEAGLDWLKKDKLLTAAEIVRLVGLGVRNLGVRELRLTGGEPLVRADLVDIVAALRRNHPELPISLTTNGVGLAKKARALADAGLTRLNVSMDTLHHDAFLQLTRRPFLDQVLAGIEAADAAGLRPIKINAVLLRGVNEDHAAELLAWCLDRGHELRFIEQMPLDADHGWTREGMVTAAEIRALLSTDFALTTDPRARDGAPAERFEVRRHGSEQLLGTVGIIASVTEPFCADCRRTRITAEGKVMSCLFSRTEVDLLELLRAGDSPADDDAVAARWQDAMWAKPKAHGMGHPGLGDADFVQPDRSMSAIGG